One Trichomycterus rosablanca isolate fTriRos1 chromosome 12, fTriRos1.hap1, whole genome shotgun sequence DNA window includes the following coding sequences:
- the slc35a5 gene encoding UDP-sugar transporter protein SLC35A5 — protein sequence MAPSFSSCCSCCSSLWRCSCSSAYTLALGLGFVALGTIRITLLKYSANEDSKYDFLPASVNLMAEAIKLVICLVMSLRVIIREGRSYKDWGCSSSSSLPSCLKWAVPAFLYFLDNLIIFYVMTYLQPALAVLFSNVVILTTAILFRFVLKRRLSWVQWAALVILFLAIVALTMGTGSNQHATGVHGLHTAHVSAPSRICLNYTQMENEQFNHTESSWADDLAPKLWNSQLVQRLRGFGLGYILLLVQCFISALANIYNEKILKEGEQRAESIFIQNSRLYIFGVAFNGLALVLRADSRAMLMHCGLLYGHNAYSVALAFVTAALGLLVAFILKFRDNMFHVLTGQITTVLVTALSIFLFEFHPKPDFFLQAPVVLLAIFIYHSSRLKDPEYALQQERLRVINGEVFERARGDGEEFERLTKSNSECDSEEESF from the exons ATGGCTCCTTCCTTCTCATCATGCTGCAGCTGCTGTTCTTCTTTATGGAGATGCTCATGCTCCTCAGCATACACCTTGGCTTTGGGTTTGGGATTTGTCGCACTTGGGACCATTCGGATCACCCTGCTTAAATACTCTGCCAATGAGG atagCAAATATGATTTTCTACCAGCTTCTGTGAATTTAATGGCAGAGGCCATCAAACTTGTCATCTGTTTAGTTATGTCACTCCGAGTGATTATTCGAG AGGGTCGCTCCTACAAGGACTGGGGCTGCTCCTCTAGTTCTTCTCTTCCTAGCTGCCTGAAGTGGGCAGTACCTgcgtttctttattttcttgataacctcattattttttatgtgaTGACCTACCTCCAGCCT GCTTTGGCAGTATTGTTTTCCAATGTTGTCATTCTCACCACAGCCATTCTTTTCCGGTTTGTACTAAA GAGGCGCTTGTCTTGGGTGCAGTGGGCCGCCCTCGTCATTCTCTTTCTTGCCATCGTGGCACTAACCATGGGTACTGGCAGTAACCAGCATGCCACTGGTGTGCATGGGCTGCACACTGCACATGTCTCTGCTCCCTCTCGCATCTGCCTCAACTACACTCAGATGGAGAATGAACAGTTTAACCACACTGAGTCCAGCTGGGCTGATGACTTAGCACCCAAGCTCTGGAACAGCCAGCTTGTTCAGCGCTTGCGTGGCTTTGGCCTGGGGTACATATTGCTGCTTGTCCAGTGCTTTATCTCAGCACTGGCCAACATCTACAATGAAAAGATCCTGAAGGAGGGTGAGCAGCGGGCTGAGAGCATCTTTATCCAGAACAGTAGGCTGTACATCTTTGGAGTGGCCTTTAATGGCCTGGCACTGGTGCTGCGTGCTGATTCACGGGCGATGTTAATGCACTGTGGTCTGCTATATGGTCataatgcctactctgtagCACTGGCCTTTGTTACGGCTGCCCTTGGCCTTTTAGTTGCTTTTATCCTGAAGTTCCGTGACAACATGTTTCATGTGCTGACAGGCCAGATCACCACAGTGCTTGTCACAGCCCTCTCAATCTTTCTGTTCGAGTTTCATCCAAAACCAGACTTTTTCTTGCAGGCGCCTGTCGTGTTGCTGGCCATTTTCATTTACCACAGCAGCCGTCTTAAGGACCCAGAGTATGCACTACAGCAGGAAAGACTCCGGGTCATCAATGGAGAGGTGTTTGAGAGGGCTAGAGGG GATGGAGAAGAGTTTGAGAGACTAACCAAATCTAACTCGGAGTGTGATTCTGAGGAGGAATCTTTTTGA